The Chroicocephalus ridibundus chromosome 17, bChrRid1.1, whole genome shotgun sequence genome window below encodes:
- the MED24 gene encoding mediator of RNA polymerase II transcription subunit 24 isoform X1, translating to MKVVNLKQAILQAWKERWSDYQWAINMKRFFPRGATWDILNLAEALLEQAMIGPSPNPLILSYLKYAISSQMVSYSTVLTAISKFDDFSRDLCVQSLLEIMDMFCDRLSCHGKAEECIGLCRALMSALNWLLRCAAFYAEKVKETLEQAAAESQLKMCLERLGKMLGSTKNRALIHIAKLEETSSWSTVEQSLMKLGENLNSLGNSPLRSRAEDCISLIKSIPTMLSVHSEQLNKTGFPTVHAVVLLEGTMNLTGETQPLVEQLMMVKRMQRIPSPLFVLEIWKACFVGLIESPEGTEELKWTAFTFLKIPQVLVKLKKYPQGEKQDFTEDVNCAFEFLLKLTPLLDKADQRCNCNCMDLLLQECSKQGLLSEANMDNLIDKRAADREHAPHLKSAENANIQPNPGLILRAEPTVTNILKTMDADHSKSPEGLLGVLGHMLSGKSLDLLLAAAAATGKLKSFARKFIKLNEFTKQINGESSKGASVRALLFDISFLMLCHVAQTYGSEVILSESSPAGEVPFFETWMLTCMPEEGKILNPDHPCFRPDSTKVESLVALLNNSSEMKLVQMKWHEACLSISAAILEILNAWENGVLTFESIQKITDNIKGKVCSMAVCAVAWLVAHVRMLGLDEREKSLQMIRQLATPLYGENTLQFYNERVVIMSSILEHMCADVLQQTATQIKFPSMGMDTIPYWNLLPPKKPIKEVLTSVFTKVLEKGWVDSHSIHIFDTLLHMGGVYWFCNNLVKELLKETRKEHTLRAVELLYAIFCLDMQQLTLTLLGHILPNLLTDSSKWHTLMDPPGKALAKLSVWCALSSYSSHNKGQASTRQKKRHREDIEDYISLFPLDDTQPSKLMRLLSSNEEDSNILSSPTDRSMSTSLSASQLHTVSMRDPLNRVLANLFLLISSILGAKTAGTHTQFVQWFMEECVDCLEQGSRGSILQFMPFTMVSELVKVSTMSSPKIVLAITDLSLPLGRRVAAKAIAAL from the exons ATGAAGGTGGTGAACCTGAAGCAGGCCATCCTGCAGGCCTGGAAGGAGAGATGGAGCGACTATCAGTGGGCCATAAATATGAAGCGGTTCTTCCCCCGCGGAGCCACCTGGGATATCCTCAACCTggcag AGGCTCTTCTCGAGCAGGCGATGATCGGGCCGTCACCGAACCCACTCATCTTGTCCTACCTGAAATACGCTATCAGCTCCCAG ATGGTGTCTTATTCCACGGTCCTGACGGCCATCAGCAAG TTTGATGACTTCTCCCGGGACCTGTGCGTCCAGTCGCTGCTGGAGATCATGGACATGTTCTGCGACCGCCTCAG ctgccaTGGCAAAGCAGAGGAGTGCATCGGCCTCTGCCGGGCGCTGATGAGTGCCCTCAACTGGCTCCTGCGCTGCGCGGCCTTCTACGCTGAGAAGGTGAAGGAGAcgctggagcaggcagcagcagagagccagCTGAAGATGTGTCTGGAGCGGCTGGGGAAGATGCTCGGCAGCACCAAGAACCGTGCTCTGATCCACATCGCAAAGCTGGAGGAGACGT cctcctggaGCACTGTGGAGCAGTCCCTCATGAAGCTGGGGGAGAACCTGAACAGCCTCGGCAACTCCCCGCTGCGAAGCCGGGCTGAAGACTGCATCTCCCTCATCAAGAG CATCCCCACCATGCTCTCAGTCCACTCCGAGCAGCTGAACAAGACCGGCTTCCCCACCGTGCATGccgtggtgctgctggaggggaccATGAACCTCACAGGAGAGACCCAGCCGCTGGTGGAGCAGCTGATGATGGTGAAGAGGATGCAG CGCATCCCCTCCCCGCTTTTCGTGCTGGAGATCTGGAAGGCCTGTTTTGTTGGCCTCATCGAGTCCCCAGAGGGCACGGAGGAGCTGAAGTGGACAGCTTTCACCTTCTTGAAG ATCCCCCAGGTCCTGGTTAAGCTCAAGAAGTATCCCCAAGGGGAGAAG CAGGACTTCACCGAGGATGTGAACTGTGCTTTCGAGTTCCTGCTGAAGCTGACCCCCCTGCTCGACAAAGCAGATCAGCGATGCAA ctGCAACTGCATggatctgctgctgcaggagtgcAGCAAGCAGGGGCTGCTTTCAGAGGCCAACATGGACAACCTGATTGACAAACG GGCAGCGGACAGAGAACACGCTCCGCACTTGAAATCGGCAGAGAATGCCAACATCCAGCCAAACCCGGGGCTCATCCTGAGGGCCGAGCCGACTGTCACCAACATCCTGAAG ACCATGGATGCGGATCACTCCAAGTCCCCTGAGGGCTTGCTGGGGGTCTTGGGTcacatgctgtctgggaagagCCTGGacttgctgctggcagcagcagcagcgacggGCAAGCTGAAATCCTTTGCTCGGAAGTTCATCAA GCTGAATGAATTCACGAAGCAGATCAACGGAGAAAGCT CCAAAGGAGCCTCCGTTCGGGCCCTGCTCTTTGACATCTCTTTCCTCATGCTGTGCCATGTGGCCCAGACCTACGGCTCCGAG GTGATCCTGTCGGAGTCGAGCCCGGCGGGCGAGGTGCCCTTCTTTGAGACCTGGATGCTGACCTGCATGCCTGAGGAGGGGAAGATCCTCAACCCCGACCACCCCTGCTTCCGCCCCGACTCCACCAAGGTGGAGTCCCTGGTCGCCCTCCTCAACAACTCCTCCGAGATGAAGCTGGT GCAGATGAAATGGCACGAGGCATGTTTGAGCATCTCAGCCGCCATCCTGGAGATCCTCAACGCCTGGGAGAACGGCGTCCTCACCTTTGAGTCCATCCAG AAAATCACAGACAACATCAAGGGGAAGGTGTGCAGCATGGCGGTGTGTGCGGTGGCCTGGCTGGTGGCTCACGTCCGCATGCTGGGCTTGGATGAGCGGGAGAAGTCCCTGCAGATGATCCGGCAGCTGGCCACCCCCCTGTACGGCGAGAACACGCTGCAGTTCTACAATGAGCG CGTGGTGATCATGAGCTCCATCCTGGAGCACATGTGCGCAGACGTCCTGCAGCAGACGGCCACGCAGATCAAGTTTCCCTCCATGGGCATGGACACCATCCCCTATTGGAACCTGCTGCCCCCCAAGAAGCCCATCAAGGAGGTGCTGACGAGTGTGTTCACCAAAGTGCTGGAGAAAGGCTGGGTCGACAGCCACTCCATCCACATCTTTGACACCCTGCTGCACATGGGGGGCGTCTACTGGTTCTGCAACAACCTGGTCAAG gagctgctgaaggagacGCGGAAGGAGCACACGCTGCGGGCCGTGGAGCTGCTCTATGCCATCTTCTGCCTGGACATGCAGCAGCTGACGCTGACCCTGCTGGGCCACATCCTGCCCAACCTGCTCACGGACTCCTCCAAGTGGCACACCCTCATGGACCCGCCGGGAAAGGCTCTGGCCAA gctCTCCGTCTGGTGTGCCCTGAGCTCCTACTCCTCCCACAACAAGGGCCAGGCGTCCACCAGGCAGAAGAAGAGGCACCGAGAGGATATTGAG gattaCATCAGCCTCTTCCCGCTGGATGACACACAGCCCTCCAAGCTCATGCGCCTGCTGAGCTCCAATGAGGAAGACTCCAACATCCTCTCCAGCCCCA CAGATCGCTCGATGAGCACCTCCCTCTCCGCCTCCCAGCTTCACACCGTCAGCATGAGGGACCCGCTGAACAGGGTGCTAG CAAACCTCTTCCTGCTCATCTCTTCCATCTTGGGGGCCAAGACGGCCGGCACCCACACCCAGTTTGTCCAGTGGTTCATGGAGGAGTGTGTGGactgcctggagcagggcagccgcGGCAGCATCCTCCAGTTCATGCCCTTCACCATG GTTTCGGAGCTGGTGAAAGTGTCTACCATGTCCAGTCCCAAAATCGTCCTGGCCATCACGGATCTCAGCCTGCCCCTGGGCCGCCGTGTCGCTGCCAAGGCCATTGCTGCGCTGTGA
- the MED24 gene encoding mediator of RNA polymerase II transcription subunit 24 isoform X2, translating to MKVVNLKQAILQAWKERWSDYQWAINMKRFFPRGATWDILNLAEALLEQAMIGPSPNPLILSYLKYAISSQMVSYSTVLTAISKFDDFSRDLCVQSLLEIMDMFCDRLSCHGKAEECIGLCRALMSALNWLLRCAAFYAEKVKETLEQAAAESQLKMCLERLGKMLGSTKNRALIHIAKLEETSSWSTVEQSLMKLGENLNSLGNSPLRSRAEDCISLIKSIPTMLSVHSEQLNKTGFPTVHAVVLLEGTMNLTGETQPLVEQLMMVKRMQRIPSPLFVLEIWKACFVGLIESPEGTEELKWTAFTFLKIPQVLVKLKKYPQGEKDFTEDVNCAFEFLLKLTPLLDKADQRCNCNCMDLLLQECSKQGLLSEANMDNLIDKRAADREHAPHLKSAENANIQPNPGLILRAEPTVTNILKTMDADHSKSPEGLLGVLGHMLSGKSLDLLLAAAAATGKLKSFARKFIKLNEFTKQINGESSKGASVRALLFDISFLMLCHVAQTYGSEVILSESSPAGEVPFFETWMLTCMPEEGKILNPDHPCFRPDSTKVESLVALLNNSSEMKLVQMKWHEACLSISAAILEILNAWENGVLTFESIQKITDNIKGKVCSMAVCAVAWLVAHVRMLGLDEREKSLQMIRQLATPLYGENTLQFYNERVVIMSSILEHMCADVLQQTATQIKFPSMGMDTIPYWNLLPPKKPIKEVLTSVFTKVLEKGWVDSHSIHIFDTLLHMGGVYWFCNNLVKELLKETRKEHTLRAVELLYAIFCLDMQQLTLTLLGHILPNLLTDSSKWHTLMDPPGKALAKLSVWCALSSYSSHNKGQASTRQKKRHREDIEDYISLFPLDDTQPSKLMRLLSSNEEDSNILSSPTDRSMSTSLSASQLHTVSMRDPLNRVLANLFLLISSILGAKTAGTHTQFVQWFMEECVDCLEQGSRGSILQFMPFTMVSELVKVSTMSSPKIVLAITDLSLPLGRRVAAKAIAAL from the exons ATGAAGGTGGTGAACCTGAAGCAGGCCATCCTGCAGGCCTGGAAGGAGAGATGGAGCGACTATCAGTGGGCCATAAATATGAAGCGGTTCTTCCCCCGCGGAGCCACCTGGGATATCCTCAACCTggcag AGGCTCTTCTCGAGCAGGCGATGATCGGGCCGTCACCGAACCCACTCATCTTGTCCTACCTGAAATACGCTATCAGCTCCCAG ATGGTGTCTTATTCCACGGTCCTGACGGCCATCAGCAAG TTTGATGACTTCTCCCGGGACCTGTGCGTCCAGTCGCTGCTGGAGATCATGGACATGTTCTGCGACCGCCTCAG ctgccaTGGCAAAGCAGAGGAGTGCATCGGCCTCTGCCGGGCGCTGATGAGTGCCCTCAACTGGCTCCTGCGCTGCGCGGCCTTCTACGCTGAGAAGGTGAAGGAGAcgctggagcaggcagcagcagagagccagCTGAAGATGTGTCTGGAGCGGCTGGGGAAGATGCTCGGCAGCACCAAGAACCGTGCTCTGATCCACATCGCAAAGCTGGAGGAGACGT cctcctggaGCACTGTGGAGCAGTCCCTCATGAAGCTGGGGGAGAACCTGAACAGCCTCGGCAACTCCCCGCTGCGAAGCCGGGCTGAAGACTGCATCTCCCTCATCAAGAG CATCCCCACCATGCTCTCAGTCCACTCCGAGCAGCTGAACAAGACCGGCTTCCCCACCGTGCATGccgtggtgctgctggaggggaccATGAACCTCACAGGAGAGACCCAGCCGCTGGTGGAGCAGCTGATGATGGTGAAGAGGATGCAG CGCATCCCCTCCCCGCTTTTCGTGCTGGAGATCTGGAAGGCCTGTTTTGTTGGCCTCATCGAGTCCCCAGAGGGCACGGAGGAGCTGAAGTGGACAGCTTTCACCTTCTTGAAG ATCCCCCAGGTCCTGGTTAAGCTCAAGAAGTATCCCCAAGGGGAGAAG GACTTCACCGAGGATGTGAACTGTGCTTTCGAGTTCCTGCTGAAGCTGACCCCCCTGCTCGACAAAGCAGATCAGCGATGCAA ctGCAACTGCATggatctgctgctgcaggagtgcAGCAAGCAGGGGCTGCTTTCAGAGGCCAACATGGACAACCTGATTGACAAACG GGCAGCGGACAGAGAACACGCTCCGCACTTGAAATCGGCAGAGAATGCCAACATCCAGCCAAACCCGGGGCTCATCCTGAGGGCCGAGCCGACTGTCACCAACATCCTGAAG ACCATGGATGCGGATCACTCCAAGTCCCCTGAGGGCTTGCTGGGGGTCTTGGGTcacatgctgtctgggaagagCCTGGacttgctgctggcagcagcagcagcgacggGCAAGCTGAAATCCTTTGCTCGGAAGTTCATCAA GCTGAATGAATTCACGAAGCAGATCAACGGAGAAAGCT CCAAAGGAGCCTCCGTTCGGGCCCTGCTCTTTGACATCTCTTTCCTCATGCTGTGCCATGTGGCCCAGACCTACGGCTCCGAG GTGATCCTGTCGGAGTCGAGCCCGGCGGGCGAGGTGCCCTTCTTTGAGACCTGGATGCTGACCTGCATGCCTGAGGAGGGGAAGATCCTCAACCCCGACCACCCCTGCTTCCGCCCCGACTCCACCAAGGTGGAGTCCCTGGTCGCCCTCCTCAACAACTCCTCCGAGATGAAGCTGGT GCAGATGAAATGGCACGAGGCATGTTTGAGCATCTCAGCCGCCATCCTGGAGATCCTCAACGCCTGGGAGAACGGCGTCCTCACCTTTGAGTCCATCCAG AAAATCACAGACAACATCAAGGGGAAGGTGTGCAGCATGGCGGTGTGTGCGGTGGCCTGGCTGGTGGCTCACGTCCGCATGCTGGGCTTGGATGAGCGGGAGAAGTCCCTGCAGATGATCCGGCAGCTGGCCACCCCCCTGTACGGCGAGAACACGCTGCAGTTCTACAATGAGCG CGTGGTGATCATGAGCTCCATCCTGGAGCACATGTGCGCAGACGTCCTGCAGCAGACGGCCACGCAGATCAAGTTTCCCTCCATGGGCATGGACACCATCCCCTATTGGAACCTGCTGCCCCCCAAGAAGCCCATCAAGGAGGTGCTGACGAGTGTGTTCACCAAAGTGCTGGAGAAAGGCTGGGTCGACAGCCACTCCATCCACATCTTTGACACCCTGCTGCACATGGGGGGCGTCTACTGGTTCTGCAACAACCTGGTCAAG gagctgctgaaggagacGCGGAAGGAGCACACGCTGCGGGCCGTGGAGCTGCTCTATGCCATCTTCTGCCTGGACATGCAGCAGCTGACGCTGACCCTGCTGGGCCACATCCTGCCCAACCTGCTCACGGACTCCTCCAAGTGGCACACCCTCATGGACCCGCCGGGAAAGGCTCTGGCCAA gctCTCCGTCTGGTGTGCCCTGAGCTCCTACTCCTCCCACAACAAGGGCCAGGCGTCCACCAGGCAGAAGAAGAGGCACCGAGAGGATATTGAG gattaCATCAGCCTCTTCCCGCTGGATGACACACAGCCCTCCAAGCTCATGCGCCTGCTGAGCTCCAATGAGGAAGACTCCAACATCCTCTCCAGCCCCA CAGATCGCTCGATGAGCACCTCCCTCTCCGCCTCCCAGCTTCACACCGTCAGCATGAGGGACCCGCTGAACAGGGTGCTAG CAAACCTCTTCCTGCTCATCTCTTCCATCTTGGGGGCCAAGACGGCCGGCACCCACACCCAGTTTGTCCAGTGGTTCATGGAGGAGTGTGTGGactgcctggagcagggcagccgcGGCAGCATCCTCCAGTTCATGCCCTTCACCATG GTTTCGGAGCTGGTGAAAGTGTCTACCATGTCCAGTCCCAAAATCGTCCTGGCCATCACGGATCTCAGCCTGCCCCTGGGCCGCCGTGTCGCTGCCAAGGCCATTGCTGCGCTGTGA
- the MED24 gene encoding mediator of RNA polymerase II transcription subunit 24 isoform X4: protein MKVVNLKQAILQAWKERWSDYQWAINMKRFFPRGATWDILNLAEALLEQAMIGPSPNPLILSYLKYAISSQMVSYSTVLTAISKFDDFSRDLCVQSLLEIMDMFCDRLSCHGKAEECIGLCRALMSALNWLLRCAAFYAEKVKETLEQAAAESQLKMCLERLGKMLGSTKNRALIHIAKLEETSSWSTVEQSLMKLGENLNSLGNSPLRSRAEDCISLIKSIPTMLSVHSEQLNKTGFPTVHAVVLLEGTMNLTGETQPLVEQLMMVKRMQRIPSPLFVLEIWKACFVGLIESPEGTEELKWTAFTFLKIPQVLVKLKKYPQGEKDFTEDVNCAFEFLLKLTPLLDKADQRCNCNCMDLLLQECSKQGLLSEANMDNLIDKRAADREHAPHLKSAENANIQPNPGLILRAEPTVTNILKTMDADHSKSPEGLLGVLGHMLSGKSLDLLLAAAAATGKLKSFARKFIKLNEFTKQINGESSKGASVRALLFDISFLMLCHVAQTYGSEVILSESSPAGEVPFFETWMLTCMPEEGKILNPDHPCFRPDSTKVESLVALLNNSSEMKLVQMKWHEACLSISAAILEILNAWENGVLTFESIQKITDNIKGKVCSMAVCAVAWLVAHVRMLGLDEREKSLQMIRQLATPLYGENTLQFYNERVVIMSSILEHMCADVLQQTATQIKFPSMGMDTIPYWNLLPPKKPIKEVLTSVFTKVLEKGWVDSHSIHIFDTLLHMGGVYWFCNNLVKELLKETRKEHTLRAVELLYAIFCLDMQQLTLTLLGHILPNLLTDSSKWHTLMDPPGKALAKLSVWCALSSYSSHNKGQASTRQKKRHREDIEDYISLFPLDDTQPSKLMRLLSSNEEDSNILSSPNRSMSTSLSASQLHTVSMRDPLNRVLANLFLLISSILGAKTAGTHTQFVQWFMEECVDCLEQGSRGSILQFMPFTMVSELVKVSTMSSPKIVLAITDLSLPLGRRVAAKAIAAL, encoded by the exons ATGAAGGTGGTGAACCTGAAGCAGGCCATCCTGCAGGCCTGGAAGGAGAGATGGAGCGACTATCAGTGGGCCATAAATATGAAGCGGTTCTTCCCCCGCGGAGCCACCTGGGATATCCTCAACCTggcag AGGCTCTTCTCGAGCAGGCGATGATCGGGCCGTCACCGAACCCACTCATCTTGTCCTACCTGAAATACGCTATCAGCTCCCAG ATGGTGTCTTATTCCACGGTCCTGACGGCCATCAGCAAG TTTGATGACTTCTCCCGGGACCTGTGCGTCCAGTCGCTGCTGGAGATCATGGACATGTTCTGCGACCGCCTCAG ctgccaTGGCAAAGCAGAGGAGTGCATCGGCCTCTGCCGGGCGCTGATGAGTGCCCTCAACTGGCTCCTGCGCTGCGCGGCCTTCTACGCTGAGAAGGTGAAGGAGAcgctggagcaggcagcagcagagagccagCTGAAGATGTGTCTGGAGCGGCTGGGGAAGATGCTCGGCAGCACCAAGAACCGTGCTCTGATCCACATCGCAAAGCTGGAGGAGACGT cctcctggaGCACTGTGGAGCAGTCCCTCATGAAGCTGGGGGAGAACCTGAACAGCCTCGGCAACTCCCCGCTGCGAAGCCGGGCTGAAGACTGCATCTCCCTCATCAAGAG CATCCCCACCATGCTCTCAGTCCACTCCGAGCAGCTGAACAAGACCGGCTTCCCCACCGTGCATGccgtggtgctgctggaggggaccATGAACCTCACAGGAGAGACCCAGCCGCTGGTGGAGCAGCTGATGATGGTGAAGAGGATGCAG CGCATCCCCTCCCCGCTTTTCGTGCTGGAGATCTGGAAGGCCTGTTTTGTTGGCCTCATCGAGTCCCCAGAGGGCACGGAGGAGCTGAAGTGGACAGCTTTCACCTTCTTGAAG ATCCCCCAGGTCCTGGTTAAGCTCAAGAAGTATCCCCAAGGGGAGAAG GACTTCACCGAGGATGTGAACTGTGCTTTCGAGTTCCTGCTGAAGCTGACCCCCCTGCTCGACAAAGCAGATCAGCGATGCAA ctGCAACTGCATggatctgctgctgcaggagtgcAGCAAGCAGGGGCTGCTTTCAGAGGCCAACATGGACAACCTGATTGACAAACG GGCAGCGGACAGAGAACACGCTCCGCACTTGAAATCGGCAGAGAATGCCAACATCCAGCCAAACCCGGGGCTCATCCTGAGGGCCGAGCCGACTGTCACCAACATCCTGAAG ACCATGGATGCGGATCACTCCAAGTCCCCTGAGGGCTTGCTGGGGGTCTTGGGTcacatgctgtctgggaagagCCTGGacttgctgctggcagcagcagcagcgacggGCAAGCTGAAATCCTTTGCTCGGAAGTTCATCAA GCTGAATGAATTCACGAAGCAGATCAACGGAGAAAGCT CCAAAGGAGCCTCCGTTCGGGCCCTGCTCTTTGACATCTCTTTCCTCATGCTGTGCCATGTGGCCCAGACCTACGGCTCCGAG GTGATCCTGTCGGAGTCGAGCCCGGCGGGCGAGGTGCCCTTCTTTGAGACCTGGATGCTGACCTGCATGCCTGAGGAGGGGAAGATCCTCAACCCCGACCACCCCTGCTTCCGCCCCGACTCCACCAAGGTGGAGTCCCTGGTCGCCCTCCTCAACAACTCCTCCGAGATGAAGCTGGT GCAGATGAAATGGCACGAGGCATGTTTGAGCATCTCAGCCGCCATCCTGGAGATCCTCAACGCCTGGGAGAACGGCGTCCTCACCTTTGAGTCCATCCAG AAAATCACAGACAACATCAAGGGGAAGGTGTGCAGCATGGCGGTGTGTGCGGTGGCCTGGCTGGTGGCTCACGTCCGCATGCTGGGCTTGGATGAGCGGGAGAAGTCCCTGCAGATGATCCGGCAGCTGGCCACCCCCCTGTACGGCGAGAACACGCTGCAGTTCTACAATGAGCG CGTGGTGATCATGAGCTCCATCCTGGAGCACATGTGCGCAGACGTCCTGCAGCAGACGGCCACGCAGATCAAGTTTCCCTCCATGGGCATGGACACCATCCCCTATTGGAACCTGCTGCCCCCCAAGAAGCCCATCAAGGAGGTGCTGACGAGTGTGTTCACCAAAGTGCTGGAGAAAGGCTGGGTCGACAGCCACTCCATCCACATCTTTGACACCCTGCTGCACATGGGGGGCGTCTACTGGTTCTGCAACAACCTGGTCAAG gagctgctgaaggagacGCGGAAGGAGCACACGCTGCGGGCCGTGGAGCTGCTCTATGCCATCTTCTGCCTGGACATGCAGCAGCTGACGCTGACCCTGCTGGGCCACATCCTGCCCAACCTGCTCACGGACTCCTCCAAGTGGCACACCCTCATGGACCCGCCGGGAAAGGCTCTGGCCAA gctCTCCGTCTGGTGTGCCCTGAGCTCCTACTCCTCCCACAACAAGGGCCAGGCGTCCACCAGGCAGAAGAAGAGGCACCGAGAGGATATTGAG gattaCATCAGCCTCTTCCCGCTGGATGACACACAGCCCTCCAAGCTCATGCGCCTGCTGAGCTCCAATGAGGAAGACTCCAACATCCTCTCCAGCCCCA ATCGCTCGATGAGCACCTCCCTCTCCGCCTCCCAGCTTCACACCGTCAGCATGAGGGACCCGCTGAACAGGGTGCTAG CAAACCTCTTCCTGCTCATCTCTTCCATCTTGGGGGCCAAGACGGCCGGCACCCACACCCAGTTTGTCCAGTGGTTCATGGAGGAGTGTGTGGactgcctggagcagggcagccgcGGCAGCATCCTCCAGTTCATGCCCTTCACCATG GTTTCGGAGCTGGTGAAAGTGTCTACCATGTCCAGTCCCAAAATCGTCCTGGCCATCACGGATCTCAGCCTGCCCCTGGGCCGCCGTGTCGCTGCCAAGGCCATTGCTGCGCTGTGA